The Candidatus Terasakiella magnetica genome has a segment encoding these proteins:
- a CDS encoding SAM-dependent methyltransferase → MTNLSLATTSEITSAVEAAVDYYDGTADEIYRSIWGSSMHLGLFKTQEEALPTAMQRAKDTMIDGIALHKESKVLEVGCGFGTLARQLARSFDCSILATNISSRQLDRAAELTKAEGLDDKVRFEKCDYHHLPYENNSFEVYWSQESFLHAGDRMRVLNEAHRVLEPFGLLAFSEITLRRSTPPALREKILKRVKTPSMWSKYEYEVKLKEADFQVEKWDDWSENVSRTYGWALKQLERKKSEILPRIGQTAYDNAREGMELWQRAAEDGYLGWIHVIGAATNK, encoded by the coding sequence ATGACCAACCTTTCTTTGGCAACCACTTCTGAGATTACTTCTGCTGTTGAAGCGGCCGTTGATTATTATGACGGTACTGCAGACGAAATTTATCGCAGCATCTGGGGAAGCAGCATGCACCTGGGCCTGTTTAAAACACAGGAAGAGGCCCTGCCTACAGCCATGCAACGCGCCAAAGACACCATGATTGATGGCATTGCCCTTCATAAAGAAAGTAAGGTTTTAGAGGTTGGTTGCGGTTTTGGCACATTGGCCCGCCAACTGGCACGCAGTTTTGATTGTTCTATACTTGCCACCAATATTTCTTCGCGCCAGCTTGATCGTGCAGCTGAGCTGACAAAAGCTGAAGGGCTTGATGATAAAGTGCGTTTTGAGAAATGCGACTATCACCATTTACCTTATGAGAATAACAGCTTTGAAGTTTACTGGAGTCAGGAAAGTTTCTTACATGCTGGTGATCGCATGCGCGTGCTGAATGAAGCCCACCGTGTGCTGGAACCTTTTGGCCTATTGGCTTTTTCTGAGATTACACTTCGTCGCTCCACCCCGCCGGCCTTGCGCGAAAAAATTCTCAAGCGTGTTAAAACGCCGTCCATGTGGTCCAAATATGAATATGAAGTCAAACTCAAAGAAGCTGACTTCCAAGTGGAAAAATGGGATGACTGGTCTGAAAATGTTTCGCGCACCTATGGCTGGGCATTAAAACAGCTAGAGCGTAAAAAAAGTGAAATCCTGCCACGCATCGGCCAAACAGCCTATGACAATGCGCGCGAAGGTATGGAGCTGTGGCAACGCGCCGCAGAAGACGGTTATCTCGGCTGGATCCATGTCATTGGTGCTGCAACAAACAAGTAA
- a CDS encoding ArsR/SmtB family transcription factor, whose product MELQKLEENARRASTLLKAMSNQHRLMILCQISTDEKSVGELEEIIGLSQSALSQHLARLRRDNLVQTRRDAQTIYYSLKGEEASTVIETLYNLYCANDETAACA is encoded by the coding sequence ATCGAACTCCAAAAACTCGAAGAAAACGCACGTCGTGCCAGCACACTCCTTAAGGCAATGAGCAATCAACACCGCCTTATGATCTTGTGCCAAATCTCCACCGATGAAAAATCGGTTGGTGAGCTGGAAGAGATCATCGGTTTGAGCCAGTCTGCCTTATCCCAACATCTTGCACGCCTGCGCCGTGACAATCTGGTGCAAACGCGCCGGGATGCACAGACAATTTATTATTCCCTTAAAGGGGAAGAAGCCTCAACTGTGATTGAAACATTGTACAACCTATATTGTGCAAATGATGAAACAGCGGCTTGCGCTTAA